A portion of the Paenibacillus marchantiae genome contains these proteins:
- a CDS encoding LysR family transcriptional regulator, giving the protein MSLVKYEILNAVVEYGSLTKAAEALNITQSAVSHAIASLETECGFSLLNRGRSGVRLTAEGERILGYTREILRWTELMNQEISLIRGAEIGTVRIGTFASVSTQWLPGILKQFRLGHPGIEIKLWEGDYAEIEGWLAGGAIDLGFLSLGDSSPFETIPLQKDRMMCILPLEHPLATEKSVSFDVLLEQPFILPKWGGDNEIERLIRQHAAKLNVVYEVAEDQAIMAMVRNGLGISLLPEMVLQHHTNELALVPLTGDPYRTIGIACPSLTNLSPASRRFIEAVQEWLAPSL; this is encoded by the coding sequence ATGTCATTGGTCAAATACGAAATTTTGAATGCCGTAGTGGAATACGGCAGCCTCACCAAAGCAGCAGAAGCATTGAATATTACCCAATCAGCGGTCAGTCATGCGATCGCCAGTCTGGAGACCGAGTGTGGTTTTTCGCTGCTGAATCGAGGCCGCTCTGGTGTACGACTTACTGCTGAAGGGGAACGTATTCTGGGCTATACTCGTGAAATTTTGCGTTGGACGGAACTGATGAACCAGGAAATTTCATTAATTCGCGGCGCCGAGATTGGAACCGTTCGTATTGGCACATTCGCCAGTGTATCCACGCAGTGGCTGCCTGGCATCCTGAAGCAATTTCGCCTCGGTCATCCCGGAATAGAGATTAAGCTGTGGGAAGGGGACTACGCAGAAATTGAAGGCTGGCTGGCTGGAGGCGCCATCGATCTTGGCTTTCTGTCCCTTGGCGATTCTTCGCCTTTTGAGACAATTCCATTACAAAAAGACAGGATGATGTGCATCCTGCCTCTGGAACATCCACTCGCTACGGAGAAGTCTGTCTCATTTGATGTATTGCTGGAACAGCCCTTTATTTTGCCTAAATGGGGTGGTGATAACGAGATCGAACGGTTGATCCGACAGCATGCGGCCAAGCTGAATGTGGTCTATGAGGTCGCCGAAGATCAGGCCATCATGGCGATGGTTCGAAACGGTCTTGGCATCAGTCTTTTGCCTGAAATGGTTCTTCAACACCATACGAACGAGCTCGCTCTTGTTCCACTCACTGGAGATCCTTATCGTACCATTGGCATCGCTTGCCCGTCTCTCACCAATCTGTCCCCCGCTTCGCGTCGTTTTATTGAAGCGGTACAGGAATGGCTAGCTCCATCGTTATAA
- a CDS encoding DUF3243 domain-containing protein, whose protein sequence is MNEQNHVIHKDGEVSTDKVDNAIDKIAPEEREQILQNFDAFKGYLGKRIAMGESIGLGEEQMAKIAEKVADYLAAREEPRNREEKLLQELWNVGKEEERHMLAHMLVRLAQGSTPNH, encoded by the coding sequence ATGAATGAACAAAATCATGTTATCCATAAAGATGGAGAAGTTTCAACCGACAAGGTAGACAATGCGATTGATAAGATTGCGCCGGAGGAACGGGAACAGATTTTACAGAACTTTGATGCCTTTAAAGGATATCTGGGCAAACGAATTGCAATGGGAGAATCGATTGGACTGGGTGAGGAGCAGATGGCCAAAATCGCTGAGAAAGTAGCCGACTATTTGGCAGCCCGGGAAGAGCCGCGTAACCGTGAAGAGAAGTTGTTGCAAGAACTGTGGAATGTCGGGAAAGAGGAAGAGCGCCATATGCTGGCTCATATGCTAGTGCGTCTGGCACAAGGTTCAACCCCGAATCATTAA
- a CDS encoding NAD(P)/FAD-dependent oxidoreductase, with amino-acid sequence MREYDCIIVGGGLAGLQAAIQMGRYSSHRVLVVDAGEGRSTLCRTYHNILGFPDGVSGEELRSKGRMQAEQTGVNFEKDRIIKAGRRGEQIQLFGSSGSEYMAKTVLLATGLTDRIPAIPGLRPTLGRTVYVCPDCDGYEIQDQRTILLGAGEAGANMAMVLIQRTNELLYINHEQSPISAELHRSMKEAGVRYLEAAVQEVQQMEDGHITGVLTEDGQIFESERGFVAFGGNRVHYELAEQLGAVIADNKHVEANARNMQAAPNVWIAGDLGLHAEQATVAMGEGSIAAIWIHKALQQMKKENKVKQI; translated from the coding sequence ATGCGAGAGTATGATTGCATTATAGTAGGTGGAGGACTCGCAGGACTTCAGGCAGCTATTCAGATGGGGCGTTACTCTTCTCATCGGGTGTTGGTAGTGGACGCAGGAGAAGGCAGATCAACGTTATGCCGAACCTATCATAATATTCTTGGTTTCCCCGATGGAGTATCCGGTGAAGAGCTGCGCTCCAAAGGCAGAATGCAGGCTGAGCAGACTGGAGTAAATTTTGAGAAAGACCGTATCATTAAGGCAGGACGCCGGGGAGAACAGATTCAATTGTTCGGTTCTTCCGGCTCTGAATATATGGCGAAAACAGTCTTACTGGCAACTGGACTAACGGACAGGATACCGGCGATTCCGGGATTAAGGCCTACGTTGGGAAGAACAGTATATGTGTGCCCGGATTGCGATGGATATGAGATTCAGGATCAGCGCACCATATTGCTGGGTGCAGGCGAAGCCGGTGCAAACATGGCTATGGTTTTGATTCAACGTACCAATGAGTTGTTGTACATCAACCATGAGCAGTCGCCAATCTCCGCTGAGCTTCATCGAAGCATGAAAGAGGCAGGAGTTCGTTACCTTGAGGCCGCCGTCCAAGAAGTGCAACAGATGGAAGATGGCCATATTACGGGTGTGCTGACGGAAGATGGACAGATTTTTGAGTCAGAGCGTGGATTTGTTGCGTTTGGAGGCAATCGTGTACATTATGAACTGGCAGAGCAGCTTGGAGCCGTCATCGCGGATAATAAACACGTGGAGGCCAACGCGCGAAACATGCAAGCTGCGCCTAATGTATGGATTGCCGGGGACCTGGGCCTGCACGCGGAACAAGCTACGGTTGCCATGGGCGAAGGTTCGATTGCCGCGATCTGGATTCACAAGGCATTGCAACAGATGAAAAAGGAAAACAAAGTGAAGCAGATCTAA
- a CDS encoding tetratricopeptide repeat protein, which translates to MKDLQQAILLRTEGEMQEAIELLQELALQEPDNAQVWYQLAWAHDSLGLERAAVPHYEKALSLGLSVEDRTGAILGLGSTYRTLGQYEQAKAWFEKGLSEFPENREFEVFLAMVLYNLGEHAEAMKRLLVQLADTSKDKGITDYCRAIRFYADQLDRVWD; encoded by the coding sequence ATGAAGGATTTACAGCAGGCTATCCTCTTGAGAACGGAGGGGGAAATGCAGGAGGCGATAGAGCTGCTGCAGGAACTGGCGTTACAGGAACCAGACAATGCACAGGTTTGGTACCAGCTGGCTTGGGCTCATGATTCACTTGGACTGGAGCGGGCAGCGGTACCGCATTATGAGAAGGCTCTAAGTCTAGGGCTTTCGGTTGAGGACAGGACAGGTGCCATACTCGGACTTGGCAGCACATATCGGACTCTGGGGCAGTATGAGCAGGCGAAGGCCTGGTTTGAAAAGGGATTAAGTGAATTCCCGGAGAACCGGGAATTTGAAGTTTTTCTTGCCATGGTGCTCTACAATCTGGGCGAGCATGCGGAGGCAATGAAGCGGTTGCTGGTACAACTGGCTGATACATCAAAGGATAAGGGAATAACCGACTACTGCAGAGCCATCCGTTTCTATGCAGACCAGCTGGATCGGGTATGGGATTAA
- a CDS encoding nitroreductase family protein: MSKSFFEALKNRRSYYGISKESTISDAKIQEIVEEAVKYTPTSFNSQTSRAVVLLGEQHDKLWNHTEEILREVVGNAEAFQSTAEKMAGFRSGYGTVLFFEDNNVIAQLQQNFAAYADNFPIWANQSNGMLQLVIWTALEQEGLGASLQHYNPLIDEKVKQEWNIPENWRLIAQMPFGKPTATPGEKEFQPIEQRVKVHK, encoded by the coding sequence ATGTCTAAATCTTTCTTTGAAGCGTTGAAAAACAGAAGATCTTATTATGGAATCAGCAAGGAATCCACAATCTCGGATGCTAAAATCCAGGAAATCGTGGAAGAAGCGGTAAAATACACTCCGACTTCATTCAACTCACAAACATCTCGTGCCGTAGTATTGCTCGGTGAACAACACGATAAACTGTGGAATCACACGGAAGAAATTTTGCGTGAAGTGGTTGGCAATGCAGAAGCTTTCCAATCTACAGCTGAAAAAATGGCTGGATTCCGCAGCGGATATGGTACAGTACTCTTTTTCGAAGACAACAATGTGATTGCGCAGCTACAACAAAATTTTGCAGCTTATGCGGATAACTTCCCGATCTGGGCGAACCAATCTAACGGTATGTTGCAACTGGTGATCTGGACTGCTTTGGAACAAGAAGGTCTGGGCGCCTCCCTGCAGCACTATAACCCGCTGATTGATGAGAAAGTCAAACAGGAATGGAACATTCCGGAGAACTGGAGACTGATCGCTCAAATGCCATTCGGCAAACCAACAGCAACACCAGGCGAGAAAGAATTCCAACCGATTGAACAACGTGTAAAAGTACACAAGTAA
- a CDS encoding DMT family transporter, with the protein MNGVRAPQGQASRRADLQMLLATVIWGSSYLFMKSGLESMQELNLVAFRFGIAFIAAAVLFHRRLFRMDRGTLVAGAIMGTALFAAFVFITYGVQRTTASQAGFLISLAVIFVPILTTILHRRMPDLRLTISILVAVIGLALLTLQHELSLHMGDILCILAALMYAIYIMIAGKYTPKHDPLTLGTVQLGVAALWGLAATFVLETPRLPDTPQSWAAILGLGVLCSGIGYILQTLAQRHASPTRTSLIFSLEPLFAAAFAFTFQGESLTLQGYAGAALMLIGVLITEIRVPYPLFWRRKRTALQTELGDQGAPGV; encoded by the coding sequence ATGAACGGAGTACGTGCACCACAAGGTCAGGCATCAAGAAGAGCAGATTTGCAGATGCTGCTCGCAACGGTAATATGGGGATCATCCTATCTATTTATGAAATCAGGACTGGAGTCCATGCAGGAATTGAATCTGGTCGCTTTCCGGTTTGGAATTGCCTTTATCGCGGCAGCTGTCCTTTTCCATCGGCGACTGTTCAGAATGGATCGAGGAACGCTTGTAGCAGGGGCTATTATGGGAACAGCGTTATTTGCGGCCTTTGTATTTATCACTTATGGAGTACAGCGCACAACGGCTTCCCAGGCAGGATTTTTGATCAGTTTGGCAGTGATCTTTGTGCCCATCCTGACGACAATTCTGCATCGCAGAATGCCAGACTTGCGGTTAACGATAAGTATTCTCGTGGCGGTAATTGGGCTCGCATTGTTGACACTCCAACATGAGCTTAGCCTGCATATGGGGGATATCCTTTGCATTCTCGCAGCATTAATGTACGCGATCTACATTATGATTGCTGGCAAGTATACGCCGAAGCATGATCCACTAACGCTGGGAACGGTGCAACTGGGCGTTGCAGCCCTGTGGGGGCTGGCTGCTACATTTGTGCTGGAGACACCACGTTTACCTGACACACCTCAATCTTGGGCGGCCATTCTGGGTCTGGGAGTACTGTGCAGCGGCATTGGCTACATTTTACAGACTCTTGCCCAGCGGCATGCTTCACCAACGAGAACGAGTCTGATCTTTTCACTTGAACCACTGTTTGCAGCAGCATTTGCGTTTACCTTTCAAGGGGAGTCCCTTACTCTGCAAGGGTATGCGGGTGCAGCACTTATGCTCATTGGTGTTCTGATTACAGAGATCAGAGTCCCTTATCCGTTATTCTGGCGCAGAAAGCGGACAGCATTACAGACTGAACTGGGAGATCAGGGAGCACCGGGCGTATAA
- a CDS encoding FAD-binding oxidoreductase, with translation MLLLLLILCVWTYWRTDSDDQNPYLITDYSRLHPVKVERVVEGHEEQQLVELLKEAREQNLTISIAGQRHSQGGHTYYKDGIVIDMTSYNKVLEVKNDAKKVRVQAGATWADVQRAINPYGLAVKNMQSQNIFTVGGSISVNAHGRELHQGSLIESVDSFRLLTADGQIRQVSRTENAELFPLVLGGYGLFGVILDVTLTLTDDEVYRLTTEQVQVEDYPTYFQKNVLGGSMMRMHLVRISVQPGEGYFREMYALNYASDPMASLDDYDRLDERERGVLTSKLLFNLNREFQWGRAWFWPLQQRYFESQDGKRLSRNNAMASASAFMEYHQPGENDLLQEYFIPVDVFPAFVQEMGEIVSQEQLDLLNITVRFVKHDEEAVLSYATQDMFGLVCLFHASLSEAEQEKFKGSMQQLIDAVLRYNGTYYLPYAGYATSEQFEQAYPRKNEFFAAKEKVDPNHLFMNYFMEQYGGNHP, from the coding sequence ATGCTCCTGTTACTTCTGATTTTATGTGTGTGGACATATTGGAGAACGGATAGCGATGATCAGAATCCGTATTTGATTACCGACTACAGCCGCCTTCATCCGGTTAAGGTTGAACGTGTGGTCGAGGGTCATGAAGAGCAGCAGCTCGTTGAACTGCTCAAAGAAGCCCGAGAGCAGAATCTGACGATATCGATTGCTGGGCAGCGCCATAGTCAGGGAGGACACACCTATTATAAAGACGGCATTGTCATAGACATGACCTCGTATAACAAAGTGCTGGAAGTCAAAAACGATGCCAAAAAGGTACGTGTGCAGGCTGGGGCGACCTGGGCTGACGTACAGCGAGCCATTAACCCATATGGACTGGCCGTCAAAAATATGCAGTCCCAGAATATTTTCACCGTAGGCGGATCTATCAGTGTAAATGCACATGGTCGGGAGCTTCATCAGGGTTCCTTGATTGAAAGTGTCGATTCCTTTCGTCTCTTGACGGCAGATGGTCAGATTCGGCAAGTGAGTCGCACAGAGAATGCAGAGCTTTTCCCGCTTGTGCTTGGGGGTTACGGACTGTTTGGCGTGATTTTGGACGTTACGTTGACGTTAACGGATGACGAAGTCTATCGTCTCACAACTGAGCAGGTGCAGGTTGAGGACTACCCGACTTATTTTCAAAAGAATGTCCTGGGAGGCTCGATGATGCGTATGCATCTGGTCCGAATTTCAGTTCAGCCCGGTGAAGGCTATTTTCGCGAGATGTACGCATTGAATTATGCCTCTGATCCAATGGCTTCACTGGATGATTATGATCGTCTGGATGAACGTGAAAGAGGCGTGCTTACCAGCAAACTTCTGTTCAACCTGAACCGTGAGTTCCAATGGGGGCGGGCCTGGTTTTGGCCGCTGCAACAGCGGTATTTCGAGTCACAGGATGGAAAGAGGCTCAGCCGCAACAATGCGATGGCTTCTGCGTCTGCCTTCATGGAGTATCATCAGCCGGGTGAAAATGATCTGCTGCAGGAATATTTTATTCCGGTGGATGTCTTCCCCGCATTTGTTCAGGAGATGGGAGAGATTGTATCCCAGGAGCAATTGGATTTGCTCAACATTACAGTCAGGTTTGTGAAACATGATGAAGAAGCTGTGCTTTCCTATGCGACGCAGGATATGTTCGGTCTCGTCTGTTTATTTCACGCTTCATTATCCGAGGCAGAACAAGAGAAGTTCAAGGGTAGTATGCAGCAACTGATAGATGCAGTCCTTCGATATAACGGAACATATTATCTGCCCTATGCAGGTTATGCAACTTCAGAGCAATTCGAACAGGCTTATCCTCGGAAGAATGAGTTTTTTGCAGCCAAAGAAAAGGTGGATCCAAATCATTTATTTATGAACTATTTTATGGAGCAGTATGGAGGAAATCATCCATGA
- a CDS encoding LacI family DNA-binding transcriptional regulator, protein MAKRVTMQQIADAAGVSKFAVSRALTGKPGVSEHTREMIVRTAGQLGYFKAEPKRFLVETPAEQEMKIDRQGTILILFPNIRSQNRSSLYWGPIFDGISARLNEKGMDILTLTEPSSDRMFSVLNPEAISGIITVGSISTSVLLEIYRLHIPLVMVDHEDPAIHGDTVFTDNMKCMQELVLMLVGKGYRRLQFAGELPDAASFRERWLGYRSVLEEMQLQVSQQADLLGPDLDHIRESIIAMKMEDIPEVMVCANDHMAAVVIGALQSRGIEVPERCAVTGFDNTRAEEPILATVHINKENLGRRAVDQLLWRLEHPDGPFERKLIYSELIIRDEYNAILP, encoded by the coding sequence ATGGCCAAAAGAGTAACCATGCAGCAAATTGCCGATGCTGCGGGGGTATCCAAATTCGCAGTTTCTCGTGCGTTGACCGGTAAACCCGGTGTCAGTGAACATACCCGGGAGATGATTGTCAGAACGGCAGGACAGCTCGGATATTTCAAAGCTGAACCGAAACGTTTCCTAGTGGAAACCCCTGCTGAACAGGAGATGAAGATAGACAGACAGGGGACTATTCTGATCTTGTTTCCTAACATTCGTTCGCAGAATCGATCCTCCCTGTACTGGGGTCCCATCTTTGACGGAATATCTGCACGCCTGAATGAGAAGGGCATGGATATCCTTACCTTGACGGAACCTTCCTCAGATCGCATGTTTTCGGTGCTGAATCCTGAAGCCATCAGCGGTATTATAACTGTCGGTTCCATTTCCACATCCGTATTGCTCGAGATTTATCGACTGCATATTCCACTTGTGATGGTTGATCATGAAGACCCGGCAATTCATGGAGATACGGTGTTTACAGATAACATGAAATGTATGCAGGAACTGGTGTTGATGCTCGTTGGAAAGGGCTACAGACGGCTACAGTTTGCTGGCGAATTGCCTGATGCAGCCAGTTTCAGAGAACGATGGCTCGGCTATCGTTCGGTACTGGAAGAGATGCAGCTGCAAGTCTCGCAGCAAGCAGATTTGCTGGGACCTGATCTGGATCACATTCGGGAATCGATTATCGCCATGAAGATGGAGGATATCCCCGAAGTGATGGTATGTGCCAACGACCACATGGCCGCTGTTGTGATTGGTGCACTCCAAAGCAGGGGCATCGAGGTGCCAGAGCGCTGTGCAGTAACCGGGTTTGATAATACCCGTGCAGAAGAGCCGATTCTTGCTACGGTGCATATCAATAAGGAGAATCTGGGCAGACGTGCGGTGGACCAGTTATTATGGCGGTTGGAGCATCCGGACGGGCCTTTTGAAAGAAAACTGATCTATTCGGAATTAATCATTCGTGATGAGTACAATGCTATTTTACCGTGA
- the cyoE gene encoding heme o synthase, translating into MLKDMIALTKPGLLRLNVFAVAVGFWVASKWDISWISLLMVLIGSTLVIASACVINNYWDRELDQKMERTKKRIDYINHLKPKFVLGYGIVLGVVGFVLLYFLVNPLSGWMALLGWFAYIVIYTMWLKRSSTWSTSLGGIAGAMPPVIGYCAVTNQIDAGAWLLFALLFLWQPPHFWSLGIRRVEEYRAAGFPLLPVVKGVKRTKVQMIPYVFLLLPAVFLLYYYNYVGLVFLLVSVIGGLIWFVHTLSGLKTQDDEKWAKVNFLISVNYLMVVFIVMVANTTWS; encoded by the coding sequence ATGCTTAAAGACATGATTGCATTAACGAAACCCGGACTTTTGCGGCTGAATGTGTTTGCGGTAGCGGTAGGGTTCTGGGTCGCTTCAAAATGGGATATCTCGTGGATATCTCTACTCATGGTGTTGATTGGATCAACCTTGGTCATCGCTTCGGCATGTGTTATTAACAACTACTGGGATCGTGAGTTGGATCAGAAGATGGAGCGCACCAAAAAACGGATTGATTACATCAATCATCTTAAACCCAAATTTGTATTGGGGTATGGAATTGTTCTTGGTGTAGTTGGTTTTGTGCTGCTGTACTTCCTGGTCAATCCGTTATCCGGTTGGATGGCACTGCTCGGATGGTTTGCTTATATCGTGATCTACACGATGTGGCTCAAACGCAGCTCGACCTGGAGTACATCATTGGGTGGAATTGCGGGGGCGATGCCGCCTGTAATCGGTTATTGTGCGGTAACCAATCAGATTGACGCAGGTGCCTGGTTGCTGTTTGCGCTGTTATTTCTGTGGCAGCCACCTCACTTCTGGTCACTCGGGATTCGCAGAGTGGAAGAATATCGTGCAGCCGGTTTCCCACTGTTGCCGGTAGTCAAAGGTGTGAAGCGCACAAAGGTGCAGATGATTCCTTATGTATTTCTGTTGCTTCCTGCTGTATTTCTGTTGTATTACTACAACTACGTTGGGCTTGTGTTTCTGCTTGTATCCGTCATTGGTGGTCTGATCTGGTTTGTCCATACACTAAGCGGATTGAAAACTCAGGATGATGAGAAATGGGCCAAAGTTAACTTTCTGATCTCCGTCAATTATCTCATGGTTGTATTCATTGTCATGGTAGCAAACACAACCTGGTCCTGA
- a CDS encoding MFS transporter — translation MNIKWLVRSQSIVTLASGMIYPYYLLFLKNLGNSFSKYGLAFAVFTISSAAASQWLAPRMDRHAKQWLIVSSVGMAAAMIAFPWVISYIWVLLLQMMMGTCNAMQRMSERVLLADYTVAGQRGPAVGNYHFWTSAASGFAVIVGGVLIDWLTIDVLFYLSAMLYMWGALAVWRLRSISEEAADG, via the coding sequence ATGAATATCAAGTGGCTTGTTCGATCTCAAAGTATCGTTACGCTCGCTTCGGGCATGATTTATCCGTATTATCTTTTGTTTCTCAAAAATCTGGGTAACAGCTTCTCCAAATATGGGCTTGCCTTTGCCGTATTTACAATCAGTTCGGCTGCTGCTTCGCAATGGCTCGCTCCCCGGATGGATCGACACGCCAAGCAGTGGCTCATTGTAAGTTCGGTGGGGATGGCCGCAGCCATGATTGCATTTCCGTGGGTCATTTCCTACATCTGGGTGCTGCTGCTGCAAATGATGATGGGGACATGCAATGCGATGCAGCGAATGAGTGAACGGGTGCTGCTCGCCGATTATACGGTGGCTGGGCAACGGGGCCCAGCTGTAGGTAACTATCATTTCTGGACATCTGCTGCTTCAGGATTTGCGGTTATTGTTGGCGGTGTGCTGATTGATTGGCTGACGATCGATGTATTATTTTATCTGAGTGCCATGCTGTATATGTGGGGAGCTCTGGCAGTATGGCGATTACGAAGCATTTCTGAGGAAGCAGCTGATGGCTAA
- a CDS encoding S-layer homology domain-containing protein produces MNNRIYKRTRRKLWNAILCGVLAIGSITIGDSTAQAASAQQVFKDTTSSYAKDAIAHLVKAGIAAGTSENTFEPKKAVTRAEFATFAVRLLGLKPVKNNINPYNDVSMNAWYYGNVAAMTNLSILEGKSQGVFQPNASITREEAAALLVRMLKQSSKSTNLLSSTYDDAAEISEWARPYVQTVYQLGLMRGSDGKFRPHDQVTREEAAVMLDAILQKKTWSDQLKGEDQLGIQLGWQYNASTAEFKKQIEQSEANTLVPRWFFLNSSMKVTDLTDTSLLSWASATNRQVWPLLGNRSNPDLTHQMLSSTANRASVISQVTSLVKTYKLDGINVDFENVLPADREGMTAFITSLATALHALGAVVSVDVSPDLGTDWTDAFDYAQLGAVSDYMVLMGYEEHWNGDPQAGSVASLPWVERALDTMLAEVVRAKTILALPLYTRDWSSANPAASSWDITLAEQGTRARASGSVRRWDADLVQYVIGYNSNGTPRYIWAEDSRSLSAKVMMSGERNIAGLAYWYMGGETADVWNAISNASRFESYIF; encoded by the coding sequence GTGAATAATAGAATATACAAACGTACCCGCCGAAAGCTATGGAATGCTATTTTGTGCGGCGTACTGGCGATAGGATCAATCACCATCGGTGACTCCACAGCTCAGGCAGCATCGGCTCAGCAGGTGTTCAAGGATACAACCTCCAGTTATGCCAAGGATGCCATTGCACATCTGGTAAAGGCGGGAATTGCTGCCGGAACCTCCGAGAATACGTTTGAACCCAAAAAGGCAGTCACTCGTGCTGAATTTGCAACATTTGCCGTGAGACTGCTAGGTTTGAAGCCCGTTAAAAACAATATTAATCCCTATAACGATGTCAGCATGAACGCTTGGTATTACGGCAACGTTGCAGCCATGACCAATCTTTCCATTCTTGAGGGCAAGAGTCAGGGCGTGTTCCAGCCAAACGCCTCCATTACTCGGGAAGAAGCGGCTGCACTGCTGGTGAGGATGCTGAAACAATCTTCCAAATCAACGAACCTTCTTTCATCCACATATGACGATGCAGCTGAGATATCTGAATGGGCACGTCCTTATGTGCAGACCGTATATCAGCTTGGATTGATGCGCGGCAGTGATGGCAAGTTTCGCCCGCATGACCAAGTGACTAGAGAAGAGGCAGCAGTGATGCTGGATGCCATTTTGCAAAAGAAAACCTGGTCAGACCAGCTGAAAGGTGAGGATCAGCTCGGTATTCAGCTGGGATGGCAATATAACGCCTCTACAGCTGAGTTCAAGAAACAGATCGAACAATCGGAAGCCAACACACTGGTTCCCCGTTGGTTCTTCCTGAATAGTAGCATGAAAGTCACGGATCTCACGGACACATCGTTATTATCATGGGCATCTGCTACGAACAGACAGGTATGGCCGTTGCTTGGCAATCGTTCGAACCCGGACCTTACCCACCAGATGTTATCGAGTACAGCCAACCGGGCGTCGGTGATCTCACAGGTCACCTCTTTGGTGAAAACATATAAACTGGATGGTATTAACGTGGATTTTGAGAACGTACTGCCAGCTGATCGTGAAGGAATGACCGCATTTATTACTTCCCTGGCAACGGCTCTGCATGCGCTAGGCGCTGTTGTGTCTGTAGATGTATCACCCGATCTGGGGACAGATTGGACCGATGCATTTGATTATGCGCAATTAGGCGCTGTATCGGATTACATGGTACTGATGGGATATGAGGAACATTGGAACGGCGATCCGCAAGCAGGGTCTGTGGCATCTCTTCCTTGGGTTGAAAGGGCTTTGGATACGATGCTCGCTGAGGTAGTTCGCGCCAAAACAATTCTGGCTCTACCCTTATATACACGGGATTGGTCTTCCGCTAATCCGGCAGCCAGTTCATGGGATATAACCCTGGCAGAACAGGGAACTCGTGCACGAGCTTCAGGTTCCGTGAGACGATGGGATGCAGATCTGGTCCAATATGTCATCGGCTATAACAGTAACGGTACGCCGAGATATATATGGGCAGAGGACAGTCGTTCATTGTCCGCGAAAGTAATGATGAGCGGAGAGCGTAATATTGCCGGATTGGCCTACTGGTATATGGGCGGAGAGACGGCAGATGTATGGAATGCCATTTCGAACGCTTCACGATTTGAATCATACATTTTCTAA